In Bacillus sp. NP247, one DNA window encodes the following:
- a CDS encoding M28 family metallopeptidase, which yields MRKSLKQKIVSSLLAVSLAVSLAPIGQAKADSTSEITQTPPITKQVDANRAIEHIRFLSETIGPRPGGTKSEEWASRYVGIKLKSMGYEVEYQPFQVPDQYVGFIESPFGTKRNWQAGAAPNALISTEAVTAPLIFVQGGTKLDDIPNEVNGKIVLFERGSTVADYNKQVENAVSKGAKGVLLYSLIGGRGNYGQTFNPRLTKKQSIPVFGLAYAQGNAFKEEIAKKETTILSLKARHESNLTSLNVIAKKKPKNSTGNEKAVVVSSHYDSVVGAPGANDNASGTGLVLELARAFQNVETNKEIRFIAFGSEETGLLGSDYYVNSLSQKERDRILGVFNADMVATNYDKAKNLYAMTPDGSTNLVTDAALQAGKQLNNDLVLQGKFGSSDHVPFSEVGIPSALFIWMGVDSWNPLIYHIEKVYHTPQDNVLENISPERMKMALEVIGTGVYNTLQTPVTQTEQKAA from the coding sequence ATGAGAAAATCACTGAAACAAAAAATAGTAAGCTCCTTGCTTGCTGTATCACTCGCCGTTAGCTTAGCTCCAATCGGACAAGCAAAAGCTGATTCCACGTCAGAAATTACACAGACTCCACCTATTACAAAACAAGTTGATGCAAACCGCGCCATCGAGCATATCCGTTTCTTATCCGAAACAATCGGTCCCCGGCCAGGTGGTACAAAATCAGAAGAATGGGCTTCTCGCTATGTTGGTATAAAGCTTAAATCAATGGGATATGAAGTAGAATATCAGCCCTTTCAAGTGCCGGATCAATACGTTGGATTTATCGAATCACCATTTGGGACAAAGCGTAATTGGCAAGCTGGTGCTGCTCCAAATGCACTAATTTCTACAGAAGCTGTTACAGCTCCGCTTATCTTTGTTCAAGGTGGTACAAAATTAGACGATATTCCAAATGAGGTAAACGGAAAAATTGTTTTATTCGAAAGGGGTTCAACAGTAGCAGATTATAATAAACAAGTTGAAAATGCTGTTAGTAAAGGGGCAAAAGGTGTTCTTTTATACAGCTTAATTGGCGGACGCGGAAACTATGGACAAACTTTCAATCCTCGCTTAACTAAAAAACAGTCTATCCCTGTCTTCGGTCTTGCTTATGCTCAAGGGAATGCATTTAAAGAAGAAATCGCTAAAAAAGAGACAACAATTCTTTCCCTAAAAGCGAGACATGAATCTAATTTAACATCCTTAAATGTCATCGCAAAAAAGAAACCAAAAAATAGTACAGGTAATGAAAAGGCCGTCGTTGTAAGTTCACACTACGATAGTGTCGTTGGAGCACCTGGGGCAAATGATAATGCTTCTGGTACAGGATTAGTATTAGAACTGGCTCGTGCTTTTCAAAATGTAGAAACTAATAAAGAAATTCGTTTTATTGCTTTTGGTTCTGAGGAAACTGGCTTACTTGGCTCTGATTATTATGTTAATAGTCTGTCCCAAAAAGAACGCGATCGAATTTTAGGTGTCTTTAACGCAGACATGGTTGCAACAAATTATGATAAAGCAAAGAATTTATATGCAATGACTCCTGATGGCTCAACAAACCTTGTAACAGATGCTGCCTTACAAGCAGGTAAACAATTAAATAATGATCTCGTTCTTCAAGGGAAATTTGGCTCTAGTGATCACGTACCATTTTCTGAAGTGGGTATTCCTTCTGCACTATTTATTTGGATGGGCGTCGATAGTTGGAATCCATTAATCTATCATATTGAAAAGGTATACCATACACCCCAAGATAATGTGCTAGAAAACATTTCGCCTGAACGTATGAAAATGGCATTAGAAGTTATCGGGACAGGAGTTTATAATACACTTCAAACACCTGTTACTCAAACTGAACAAAAGGCTGCTTAA
- a CDS encoding SpaA isopeptide-forming pilin-related protein produces MKKLFNICLTVFVLFSQLASFPYNQVRAETLTGDSLFDTVEMKDATNHIIDEAKNPNNLIKIGSTIQVEYAWSIKDQQVVHANDTAVLQIPLALKVSKDSQGNLVADQKNIGQYFITAKDNKLKLIFNDQVEISKGAKGKIKLDTVFNPTLKTGEKSVQIAFPLGTMLHPISVPVQVEDSKEDVTKQDTNKQAQDPVAKPVTGNPEQDPAAKPVTDNPEKNPATKPVTDNPEQDPAAKPVTDNPEQNPAAKPVTDNPEQNPAAKQATDNSEQKLASNPAENTNSGPKQITTNILTGVKLTDKDGKPFTEDNRPSTDSPANIEFTWELLKSMNVKSGDYYIFDLPKHFKIYNTINSPLYDSENNTIGNFTVTKEGKVTMTFNDYVEEHPDLVGNLQLKTEFNKAEIKGTTTQEIPFPIKDKDVSITVDFKPNVQTATNKKGLPDRPINTNEINWTVEMNKTKDKLINAVFKDTIPQGTNLNKDSIKVYYLEVDVNGNATRGAEADPADYKITSSDGSKLEIAFKDNIDKAYQIEYTTKITDENVENFQNNVTITSDNQKQQNASSTVTVSRGTHLNKTSKYDPKTQMIEWTITYNGDQRDIKKTDAILKDVFDAAHVLDENSIVVKNASYDDKGKLVTGDAVTNYTVSKKKNGFDLQFNEDINSAYVITYKTKPTDNVITDGKVKNTVTADNGSSKENEAGFKQQNIIKSNNKAETNYKDKTTTWTIIVNNNNYPLNNATITDTFDHGGLQLKDKKLEIKDGDYTLQAGTDYVLDVTDKGFNITLIGTYQSNMTKTLVVKYTTDFDYTKLESGQTSFKNTGNLSWIDTDSKPQSNKDAANFDPDTFTKANGYKYGSYNAQIKEITWIIGFNYNNVEIKDPYVIDVIKDKQKLVPGSIEVRDMILNGSPDNARPGNAVPTEQYELEEPTDKNNSTLKVHFKQSINSPYYIIFKTSLDGELIQATYNNEADLKDGSKIVNTLKGDAQVNKGGSFVTKKAIQDDNYINWSIAINESQSTIADAVVTDDPTDNQVLVEDSFHLYPTTVDPYGNLTKDTVNELKQGTDYKLKITTDNNTGKQHFEIAFLKKIDRAYILEYRSLINADDKEKVSNKAKIAGNKLTVTNTETTETIEVRMSSGSGGGSATKGRGNLEIIKVDNDNKKAPLAGAEFTLYDRTGKTVIRKITTDKDGIAKFNNLKRDKYLLKETTAPEGYVISWDLKQGKIVELGTQETTTYTLANKKFVGKVVLTKSDDLNKNVTLQGAVFTLLDKDKKVIPEHKELTTNNNGQIIIDELKPGTYYLQETKAPEHYQLDSKLIRFTISEDQTTVVNRTATNSLTKGSALLTKVDNHNKALAGAEFTVQDRNGKNIPGYEKLTTNEHGQIEAKDLRPGKYQFVETKAPEHYELDKTPILFEIEKSQTTAASVKAKNTLTKGGVTLTKVDDVDGTTLEGAVFKIVNAKNEDVRTNLKTEKDGTLTVKDLEPGEYQFIETTPPKYYDLNKELIPFTIEKSQTSIIPITAKNSLTTGAVELLKVDEFDKKTPLAGAMFKIVNEKNEDVRTDLTTDTDGTIKVSDLRPGKYKFIETKAPEHYELRSTPIEFTIEKDQKISIVITAENGLLPGDVELIKVDDIDGTALTGAVFKIVNDKNEDVRTELVTNQEGKIIATGLRPGNYKFIETKAPEHYDLNKKPIEFTIKESQASAIKVTATNSLTKGGIELTKVDSVNAKETLEGAVFKIVDANDDTKVIHKDLVTNSDGKLVVDDLRPGNYKLIETKAPTYYDVNVEPIEFTIEKGQQKLIPLTFKNSLTKGKVKLIKEDDVESNITLAGAVFTLQDATGNEIMKDLKTDDYGVLVIPELAPGDYQFIETEAPEHYKLDKKPIKFTIKKGSKEDLPIPVTVKNSLLTGGVTLTKVDDVDGTTLEGAEFIIVDAHDTKKVIRKGLTTDKHGKVTASDLRPGDYQFIEVTAPKDYILSKDPIPFTIEKSQKENITVTATNSLKKGAVTLTKIDDIDRTMLKGAIFKIVDMDGKEVHTNLVTDDNGEISVSDLRPGDYQFIETKAPEHYVLDETSIPFTIERSQTKEITVTGKNTLKKGSVELTKIDDINIDTKLANAVFNLLDADGELVEEGLKTNGEGKIVVENLRPGTYQFVETTAPEHYDLDKKPIVFTIKKSQIETLHVTATNALTKGAIELSKVDDVDGTTLEGAVFKIVNMNGDVIHKDLVTNEQGKIEVKDLRPGDYQFIETKAPKHYVLDETPISFTIEKGQKKAISLTAKNSLQQGSIELLKVDDLNDQTKLANAVFNLLDQNGKVLKTDLKTNGEGKIVVENLRPGTYQFVETTAPEHYDLDKKPIVFTIEKSQKDIATITMKNSLTKGGVELSKVDDVDGTTLEGAVFKIVDMNGTAIRKDLITNQQGKISVSDLRPGEYQFIETTAPKHYDLNKEPIPFTIEKGQAEPISVTAKNGLTKGGVELTKVDSVDTKEILEGAVFKITDMNGNDIRTNLVTNKDGKIIAKDLQPGDYQFIETKAPKHYDLNEEPIKFTIERSQTKHVFVTATNSLTKGSVELIKVDDVEKNTTLEGAVFKIVNKDGHDVRTDLTTDKNGRLVIDNLQPGDYEFIETKAPEHYDLNETPIKFTVKKSQEKIASVTATNSLTKGAVELSKVDDVDGSTLKGAVFKIVDMNSNDVHTDLTTDVHGKISVSDLRPGDYQFVETKAPTGYDLNAKPIPFTITQGQSGVTPVTALNSLTKGSIELTKVDIDHRGTLEGAIFNILDQDGKIIREGLKTDQHGKLIINDLRPGNYQLVETKAPEGYQLDASPINFTIEKAQAAPLQITVSNKKIESSPGGDDKPITPPNKEEKPGKETSKELEKGNPETQTNKQQDDRNIDKKLPNTGHRENHTQAAGIVLLLAGLLSILATKRKKHYK; encoded by the coding sequence ATGAAAAAACTTTTCAATATATGTTTAACTGTATTCGTACTATTTTCGCAGCTTGCTAGTTTTCCATACAATCAAGTACGAGCGGAAACCTTAACAGGAGATTCATTATTTGACACTGTTGAAATGAAAGATGCAACTAATCATATTATTGACGAAGCAAAAAATCCTAACAACTTAATAAAGATAGGATCAACTATTCAAGTTGAATACGCTTGGTCAATAAAAGATCAACAAGTTGTACATGCAAACGATACCGCAGTACTTCAAATACCACTTGCATTAAAAGTATCTAAAGATTCGCAAGGGAATTTAGTAGCAGATCAAAAAAATATTGGTCAATATTTTATAACAGCTAAAGATAATAAATTAAAGCTAATATTTAATGATCAAGTAGAAATTTCAAAAGGTGCTAAAGGAAAAATTAAACTTGATACTGTATTTAATCCAACTTTAAAAACTGGAGAAAAATCAGTTCAAATCGCTTTTCCTCTAGGAACAATGCTTCATCCTATTTCAGTTCCTGTTCAAGTAGAAGATTCTAAAGAAGATGTAACCAAACAGGATACTAATAAACAAGCGCAAGATCCAGTAGCTAAACCTGTTACTGGTAATCCGGAACAAGATCCAGCAGCTAAACCTGTTACTGATAATCCGGAGAAAAATCCAGCAACTAAACCTGTTACTGACAATCCGGAACAAGATCCAGCAGCTAAACCTGTTACTGACAATCCGGAACAAAATCCAGCAGCTAAACCTGTTACCGACAATCCGGAACAAAATCCAGCAGCTAAGCAAGCCACTGACAACTCAGAACAAAAATTAGCAAGCAATCCTGCTGAGAATACAAATTCAGGTCCAAAGCAAATAACAACAAACATTTTAACGGGTGTAAAGTTAACGGACAAAGACGGAAAACCATTTACAGAGGATAACCGTCCAAGTACAGATTCCCCTGCCAATATTGAGTTTACATGGGAACTTTTAAAATCGATGAATGTCAAAAGTGGAGATTACTATATTTTTGATCTTCCTAAACATTTTAAGATTTACAATACAATTAACAGTCCTTTATACGATAGCGAAAACAACACAATTGGAAACTTTACTGTTACAAAAGAAGGAAAGGTCACAATGACATTCAACGATTATGTTGAAGAACATCCAGATCTTGTTGGTAACCTACAATTAAAGACAGAATTTAATAAAGCTGAAATTAAAGGTACAACAACACAAGAAATTCCTTTCCCAATTAAAGATAAAGATGTTTCTATTACAGTTGACTTTAAGCCTAATGTCCAAACAGCTACGAATAAAAAAGGGTTACCTGATAGGCCAATTAATACAAATGAAATTAATTGGACAGTAGAAATGAATAAAACGAAAGATAAGCTTATAAACGCTGTTTTTAAAGATACTATCCCACAAGGTACAAACTTAAATAAAGATTCTATTAAAGTTTATTATTTAGAAGTTGATGTTAATGGGAACGCAACACGTGGTGCAGAAGCTGATCCAGCAGATTACAAAATCACTTCATCGGATGGTTCAAAATTGGAGATTGCTTTTAAAGATAACATCGATAAAGCATACCAAATCGAATATACCACAAAAATTACTGATGAAAATGTTGAAAATTTCCAAAATAACGTTACGATAACGAGTGATAATCAAAAGCAACAAAACGCAAGCTCTACTGTAACGGTTTCTCGTGGTACACATTTAAACAAAACGAGTAAATATGATCCAAAGACGCAAATGATTGAATGGACAATTACTTACAATGGTGATCAAAGAGATATCAAAAAAACAGATGCAATTTTAAAAGATGTTTTTGACGCTGCACATGTACTAGATGAAAATTCTATTGTCGTGAAAAATGCTTCATATGATGATAAAGGAAAGCTTGTAACAGGAGACGCTGTTACTAATTACACTGTAAGTAAAAAGAAAAATGGATTCGACCTACAGTTTAATGAGGATATTAATAGTGCTTATGTAATTACCTATAAAACAAAGCCAACTGATAACGTCATAACAGATGGAAAAGTAAAAAATACAGTTACAGCTGATAATGGTTCAAGTAAAGAAAATGAAGCCGGCTTCAAGCAGCAAAACATTATTAAATCTAATAATAAAGCTGAAACAAACTACAAAGACAAAACAACAACTTGGACAATTATAGTAAATAATAACAACTATCCATTAAACAACGCGACCATTACGGATACCTTTGATCATGGTGGATTGCAATTAAAAGATAAGAAACTAGAAATTAAAGACGGAGATTATACTCTTCAAGCTGGGACTGACTATGTTTTAGATGTGACGGATAAAGGTTTCAACATTACTCTTATAGGTACATATCAGTCTAATATGACAAAGACATTAGTCGTAAAATATACTACAGACTTTGATTATACAAAATTAGAAAGTGGCCAAACTTCATTTAAAAATACAGGTAACTTATCTTGGATAGATACCGATTCTAAGCCACAATCAAATAAAGATGCAGCGAATTTTGATCCTGATACTTTCACAAAGGCGAATGGGTATAAATACGGTTCTTATAACGCCCAAATAAAGGAAATTACTTGGATAATAGGCTTCAATTATAATAATGTTGAGATTAAAGATCCTTATGTCATAGACGTAATAAAAGATAAACAAAAGTTAGTACCAGGATCCATTGAAGTACGTGACATGATTTTAAATGGAAGCCCGGATAATGCAAGACCTGGTAATGCTGTACCAACTGAGCAATATGAACTTGAAGAACCTACAGATAAAAATAACAGCACCCTAAAGGTTCATTTCAAACAATCAATTAATTCACCTTATTATATTATCTTTAAAACAAGCCTTGATGGTGAGCTTATCCAAGCTACCTACAACAACGAGGCCGATTTAAAAGATGGCTCTAAAATTGTTAACACTCTTAAAGGTGATGCTCAAGTAAATAAAGGTGGTAGCTTTGTTACAAAAAAAGCTATACAAGATGACAACTATATTAATTGGAGTATTGCAATTAACGAAAGCCAATCAACCATTGCAGACGCAGTTGTAACAGACGATCCAACAGACAATCAGGTACTTGTGGAAGATTCATTCCACTTATATCCTACAACTGTCGATCCATATGGAAATTTAACAAAAGATACAGTAAATGAATTAAAACAAGGAACAGACTATAAGTTAAAGATCACAACAGACAATAATACCGGAAAGCAACATTTCGAAATTGCCTTCTTGAAAAAAATTGATCGAGCTTATATTTTAGAATATCGTTCACTTATTAATGCAGACGATAAAGAAAAAGTAAGTAATAAAGCGAAAATCGCAGGCAATAAGTTAACAGTAACAAATACAGAAACTACCGAAACGATTGAAGTACGAATGTCTTCCGGTTCGGGCGGAGGATCTGCTACCAAAGGCCGCGGAAACCTTGAAATTATAAAGGTTGATAACGACAATAAGAAAGCACCATTGGCCGGAGCAGAATTTACTTTATACGATCGTACAGGGAAAACCGTTATCCGTAAAATAACAACAGACAAAGACGGGATTGCTAAATTTAATAACTTAAAACGCGATAAATATTTATTAAAAGAAACAACAGCTCCTGAAGGCTATGTAATTAGCTGGGATTTAAAACAAGGGAAAATTGTTGAACTTGGTACACAAGAGACTACAACATATACACTTGCAAATAAGAAATTTGTCGGGAAAGTAGTTTTAACAAAGTCTGATGACCTGAATAAAAACGTAACACTGCAAGGTGCCGTTTTCACACTACTTGATAAAGACAAAAAAGTAATTCCAGAACACAAAGAATTAACAACAAATAATAACGGACAAATTATTATAGATGAATTAAAGCCAGGAACTTACTACTTACAAGAAACGAAGGCTCCTGAGCATTATCAACTAGATAGTAAACTTATTCGCTTTACTATCTCTGAAGATCAAACGACAGTAGTGAACCGAACTGCGACAAATAGTTTAACTAAAGGATCTGCTCTTTTAACAAAAGTTGATAATCATAATAAAGCTTTAGCAGGAGCAGAGTTTACTGTTCAAGATCGCAACGGAAAAAATATTCCTGGATATGAGAAATTAACAACAAATGAACATGGACAAATCGAAGCAAAAGATTTACGTCCTGGTAAATACCAATTTGTCGAAACAAAAGCTCCTGAGCATTATGAATTAGACAAAACACCTATCCTATTCGAAATAGAAAAAAGCCAAACTACAGCAGCTTCCGTTAAAGCAAAAAACACTTTAACTAAAGGTGGCGTTACTTTAACAAAAGTAGATGATGTTGATGGCACTACTCTTGAAGGTGCGGTATTCAAAATTGTTAACGCCAAAAACGAAGACGTCCGTACAAACTTAAAAACAGAAAAAGATGGAACTTTAACCGTTAAAGATTTAGAGCCTGGTGAGTATCAATTTATTGAAACAACACCACCTAAATACTACGACTTAAATAAAGAACTAATTCCGTTTACAATCGAGAAAAGTCAAACAAGTATCATTCCAATTACGGCAAAAAACAGTTTAACAACAGGTGCCGTTGAGTTATTAAAAGTCGATGAATTTGATAAAAAGACCCCTCTTGCTGGAGCCATGTTCAAAATCGTTAATGAAAAGAACGAAGACGTTCGTACAGACTTAACTACCGATACGGATGGAACTATTAAAGTTTCTGATTTACGTCCAGGCAAATATAAATTTATTGAAACGAAAGCTCCTGAACATTATGAACTACGATCAACACCAATTGAATTTACAATTGAGAAAGATCAAAAAATATCAATTGTTATTACAGCTGAAAATGGTCTACTGCCAGGCGATGTTGAACTAATAAAAGTGGATGATATTGACGGAACTGCACTCACAGGTGCTGTTTTCAAAATTGTTAATGACAAAAATGAAGATGTCCGTACAGAATTAGTTACGAATCAAGAAGGTAAAATTATTGCTACTGGTTTACGTCCAGGTAACTATAAATTTATCGAAACGAAAGCTCCTGAGCATTACGACTTAAATAAAAAACCGATTGAATTTACAATTAAGGAGAGCCAAGCATCTGCTATTAAAGTTACTGCTACTAACAGCTTAACGAAAGGCGGTATTGAATTAACAAAAGTTGATTCTGTAAATGCTAAGGAAACCCTTGAAGGTGCAGTATTTAAAATTGTGGATGCAAATGATGATACAAAGGTAATTCATAAGGACCTTGTTACGAATAGTGATGGGAAATTAGTTGTGGACGACTTACGCCCTGGTAACTATAAACTAATCGAAACAAAGGCCCCTACTTATTACGATGTAAATGTAGAACCAATTGAATTCACAATCGAAAAAGGGCAACAAAAGCTAATTCCACTTACATTTAAAAATAGCTTGACGAAAGGTAAAGTCAAACTAATTAAAGAAGATGATGTGGAAAGCAATATAACTCTTGCTGGCGCGGTATTCACATTACAGGACGCAACTGGCAACGAAATTATGAAAGATTTAAAAACAGATGATTATGGGGTACTAGTTATTCCTGAGTTAGCACCAGGCGATTACCAATTTATTGAAACAGAAGCTCCTGAACATTATAAATTAGACAAAAAACCTATTAAGTTCACGATTAAAAAAGGTAGCAAGGAAGATCTTCCTATCCCTGTTACTGTAAAAAATAGTTTACTTACAGGTGGCGTCACTTTAACTAAAGTTGATGATGTTGATGGCACTACTCTTGAAGGTGCAGAATTTATAATTGTTGACGCTCATGATACTAAAAAGGTAATTCGCAAAGGTTTAACGACTGATAAACACGGTAAAGTTACTGCTTCTGATTTACGTCCTGGAGATTATCAATTTATTGAAGTGACAGCTCCAAAAGACTATATCTTAAGCAAAGACCCTATTCCGTTTACTATCGAAAAAAGTCAAAAAGAGAATATTACTGTTACTGCTACTAACAGCTTAAAGAAAGGTGCAGTAACATTAACAAAAATCGATGACATCGATCGTACGATGCTGAAAGGTGCAATCTTTAAAATCGTTGACATGGATGGTAAGGAAGTTCATACAAACCTTGTTACAGATGACAATGGTGAAATTTCTGTTTCTGATTTACGTCCGGGAGACTATCAATTTATTGAAACAAAGGCCCCTGAGCATTATGTATTAGACGAGACATCGATTCCATTTACAATTGAAAGAAGTCAAACGAAGGAGATCACTGTTACAGGTAAAAATACTTTGAAAAAAGGTAGCGTTGAATTAACTAAAATTGACGATATTAATATCGATACAAAACTTGCTAACGCTGTATTTAATTTATTAGACGCAGACGGAGAGCTAGTTGAAGAAGGCTTAAAAACAAATGGTGAAGGAAAAATTGTTGTTGAAAATCTACGTCCTGGTACGTATCAATTCGTTGAGACAACGGCTCCTGAACATTACGATTTAGACAAAAAACCTATCGTATTTACAATTAAGAAAAGCCAAATTGAAACTCTTCATGTTACGGCTACGAATGCTTTAACAAAGGGTGCAATTGAACTTTCTAAAGTTGATGATGTTGATGGCACTACTCTTGAAGGTGCGGTATTCAAAATCGTTAATATGAATGGTGATGTAATTCATAAAGACCTTGTTACAAATGAACAAGGGAAAATCGAAGTTAAAGACCTACGTCCTGGTGATTACCAATTCATCGAAACGAAAGCTCCAAAGCATTACGTTTTAGATGAAACACCTATCAGTTTCACTATCGAAAAAGGACAGAAGAAAGCCATTTCTTTAACTGCTAAAAATAGCTTACAACAAGGTAGTATCGAACTACTTAAAGTTGATGACCTAAACGATCAAACAAAACTTGCTAATGCTGTATTTAATTTATTAGATCAAAATGGCAAAGTACTTAAAACAGATTTAAAAACAAACGGTGAAGGAAAAATCGTTGTTGAAAACTTACGTCCTGGTACGTATCAATTTGTCGAAACAACGGCTCCTGAACATTATGATTTAGATAAAAAACCAATTGTATTTACAATTGAAAAAAGCCAGAAAGATATTGCTACTATTACTATGAAAAATAGTTTAACAAAAGGCGGCGTGGAACTTTCTAAAGTGGATGACGTCGATGGCACTACTCTTGAAGGCGCGGTATTTAAAATTGTTGATATGAATGGTACTGCAATTCGCAAAGATCTTATTACGAATCAACAAGGTAAAATCAGTGTTTCTGACCTACGTCCTGGTGAGTATCAATTCATCGAGACAACAGCGCCGAAACACTACGATTTAAATAAAGAACCGATTCCATTCACAATCGAAAAAGGACAAGCGGAACCTATTTCTGTTACCGCTAAGAATGGCCTAACAAAAGGCGGCGTGGAATTAACTAAAGTTGACTCTGTAGATACGAAAGAAATACTTGAAGGTGCAGTATTTAAAATTACTGATATGAACGGTAACGACATTCGTACGAATTTAGTTACAAATAAAGACGGTAAAATCATTGCTAAAGACTTACAACCAGGAGATTATCAATTCATTGAAACGAAAGCTCCGAAACATTATGACTTAAATGAAGAACCAATTAAGTTCACAATTGAAAGAAGTCAAACAAAGCACGTCTTCGTTACAGCTACTAACAGCTTAACGAAAGGTAGTGTGGAGTTAATTAAAGTGGACGATGTTGAAAAAAATACAACCCTTGAGGGTGCAGTATTTAAAATTGTTAATAAAGATGGACACGACGTCCGTACCGATTTGACTACTGATAAAAACGGCCGTTTAGTCATTGATAACTTACAACCAGGAGACTATGAGTTTATCGAAACAAAAGCTCCTGAACACTATGACTTAAACGAAACACCTATTAAGTTTACAGTTAAAAAGAGTCAAGAAAAAATCGCTTCTGTTACTGCTACTAACAGCTTAACAAAAGGTGCTGTCGAACTTTCTAAAGTAGATGACGTCGATGGTTCTACTCTTAAAGGTGCAGTATTTAAAATCGTTGATATGAACAGTAACGATGTTCATACTGACCTTACAACAGATGTACATGGAAAAATTTCCGTTTCCGATTTACGTCCAGGAGACTATCAATTCGTTGAAACGAAAGCTCCTACTGGCTATGATTTAAATGCTAAGCCAATTCCCTTCACAATTACGCAGGGACAATCTGGGGTTACCCCTGTTACAGCTTTAAATAGTTTAACAAAGGGTTCAATTGAGTTAACTAAAGTCGATATTGATCATCGTGGAACACTTGAAGGTGCCATTTTCAATATCTTAGACCAGGATGGGAAAATAATCCGAGAAGGTCTAAAAACAGACCAACACGGTAAATTAATCATAAATGATTTGAGACCTGGTAATTATCAATTAGTGGAAACAAAGGCTCCTGAAGGCTATCAATTAGATGCTTCACCAATAAACTTTACAATTGAAAAAGCTCAAGCTGCACCACTACAAATTACAGTTTCAAATAAGAAAATCGAATCTTCACCAGGTGGAGATGATAAACCAATTACTCCTCCAAATAAAGAGGAGAAACCTGGAAAAGAAACTTCCAAGGAACTAGAAAAAGGAAATCCTGAAACACAGACAAACAAACAGCAAGATGATCGAAATATAGATAAAAAACTTCCAAACACAGGTCATAGAGAAAATCATACACAAGCAGCAGGTATCGTTCTTCTACTGGCTGGATTGTTAAGTATTTTAGCTACAAAACGTAAAAAACATTATAAATAA